GCAGGATATGGACAAAGTGATTGACGTAGCACTGGAAATGAAGAACATCAAATTCATCGGACTTCATTTCCATATCGGTTCTCAAATTCTCGACATGGGCGACTTTATCGCCCTCTGCAACCGTGTCAATGAACTGCAGGACAAACTCGAAGCCCGCCGTATCCTGGTGGAACACATCAACGTAGGCGGCGGACTCGGCATTGACTACGGACATCCCAACCGACAGCCAATCCCGAACTTCAAAGAATATTTTGCCACCTACGCCGGGCAACTGAAACTGCGTCCTTACCAGACTTTGCATTTCGAACTAGGACGTGCGGTAGTCGGACAATGCGGCACATTAATATCCAAAGTGCTGTATGTCAAACAAGGAGCAAAGAAGAAATTCGCCATCCTCGACGCAGGCATGACCGACTTGATTCGCCCCGCCCTATACCAGGCCTACCATAAAATGGAAAATATTACATCCGAAGAACCGACAGAAGCTTACGATGTAGTAGGGCCTATCTGCGAATCGTCCGATGTTTTCGGCAAGGCAATCGACTTGAACAAAGTGAAGCGCGGCGACTTGATAGCCCTTCGTTCGGCAGGCGCATATGGTGAAATCATGGCGTCCGGCTATAACTGCCGCGAGCTTCCGAAAGGATACACTTCCGACGAACTGGTGTAATTAAAAAATGAGCTTCTGTACTCAAAGTGTGAATGTAATTTAAAAATGCAGAGAGCATGGAACAATTTTAACTGAAATCCTGTTATTTTTGTAATGAGTTCAATAAGAAACTACATTAACAACTTAATAAAAAATACGATTATGATTTCAGAAAAATTACAAAAGGCAATCAATGAACAGATTACAGCTGAGATGTGGTCCGCTAATCTGTATCTGGCAATGTCTTTCTACTTTGAGAAAGAAGGTTTCAGTGGATTTGCACATTGGATGAAGAAACAATCTCAAGAAGAGATGGGACATGCTTATGCTATGGCCGACTATATCATCAAACGTGGTGGAACCGCAACTGTTGACAAAATAGACGTAGTACCTAACGGCTGGGGCACTCCGCTGGAAGTATTCGAACATGCTTACAAGCACGAATGCCATGTTTCTGCCTTGGTAGACAAACTGGTTGACGTAGCTGCCGCTGAAAAAGATAAAGCAACCCAGGACTTCCTGTGGGGATTCGTTCGCGAACAGGTAGAAGAAGAAGCTACTGCACAGGGAATCGTTGATAAAATCAAGAAAGCCGGAGCTACAGGAATCTTCTTTGTTGACTCGCAATTGGGACAACGTTGATAATAAAGCATATATTATAAATATATGAAGAGAAAGCTGTCCGGATTTATTCCGGGCGGCTTTTTTACTTTTTATTCTTTTTCCCTTTCTCCATCGTTCCCAGATAAATTTCCAGCGAACGGGTGGATATCTGTATTTCACGGAAAGATACGCCAAGAGAAGCGATAAGCAACAACAAAGCCACTCCGAACACATAGGCAGAGAGCAGTTGCAACCCGATATAGATAAAAAACATGCTGACCACACAGAGAAGCAGGCTTGCGATCCCCAACCCTTGCATCGTGCGGGTGAGATTCAACCGTTTCCGTAAATTCTCGATTTGCGCTACGGTGATATCCGAAGGATTCTCCATGTAGCGGTCGCGCAGTTGGCGTACGAGCTGTGCATACGATAAGAAACGATTGGTATAAGCCAATAAAATCAGAGAAACTGCTGAGAAAAGCAGGGTAGGAGTAGTGAGAGTCAGTTCTTCCATGAGTAAATTAAAATCTTCCGTTGTTATATTGCCGCAATCTTATGCTTACAATACAAACAACGGAAGATATGAAAATGTTTTATTTAAGTACGCCGAGTTCTTTACCTACTTTGATAAAGGCAGCGATACATTTGTCGAGATGTTCCTTCTCGTGTCCTGCCGAAATCTGCACGCGGATACGTGCTTGTTCTTTCGGAACCACCGGATAATAGAATCCCGTCACATAGATACCTTCTTCCTGCATACGTGCGGCATAAATCTGCGACAACTTCGCGTCATACAGCATCACAGCACAGATAGCACTCTGAGTCGGCTTGATGTCGAATCCCGCAGCTGTCATCTTGTCGCGGAAATAATTTACGTTTTCAACGAGCTTGTCATGCAGTGCATTGCTCTCTTTCAGCATCTTGAATACCTCAAGGCTTGCACCGATAATTCCCGGAGCCAATGAGTTGGAGAACAGGTACGGACGGCTGCGTTGGCGCAGCAAATCAATAATCTCCTTCCGGCCGGTAGTAAATCCGCCCAGCGCACCGCCGAAAGCCTTGCCTAATGTACCGGTATAAATATCCACACGTCCGTGAGTCTTGTATAGTTCGCTTACGCCATGTCCCGTAGCACCTACCACACCGGCAGAGTGAGACTCGTCCACCATCACCAGCGCGTCATACTTCTCGGCGAGGTCACAAATCTGGTCCATCGGAGCAACGTTGCCGTCCATAGAGAACACACCATCGGTCACGACAATGCGGAAACGCTGTGCCTGTGCCTCTTGCAGGCATTTTTCCAAGTCCTTCATGTCCGCATTGGCATAACGATACCGTTTAGCCTTGCACAGACGTACACCGTCGATAATAGAAGCATGGTTCAGTGAATCCGAGATGATGGCATCCTCTTCGGTGAAAAGCGGTTCGAATACCCCGCCGTTCGCGTCGAAGCAGGCAGCATACAGAATCGTATCTTCCGTTTGGAAATAATCAGAGATAGCGGCTTCCAGTTCCTTGTGTATATCTTGTGTTCCACAGATGAAACGGACGGACGACATACCGTATCCGCGTCGGTTCATCATTTCTTGGGACGCCTTAATCAGTCGTGGGTGATTGGACAGTCCCAGATAGTTGTTAGCGCAGAAGTTCAGTACTTCTTTACCTTTTACAGTGATGGCAGCTTGCTGCGCACTTTCAATCAGTCGTTCTTCTTTGTAAAGCCCGGCTTCCTTGATTTCAGCCAATGTCTGGCTGAGGAATTCTTGCATTTTACCGTACATAGTGTTTGAGTAATTAAGTTCGATTACAAAGGACATCATTTTTCTTGGAATAACAATGTCTTTTTGATTAAAATCTAAAAAAAAAGTGCTTACTTTGTGCGCTATTTAGCTTAACAACTTAAGTACGAAGAAAAAATGAAACACATTTTGATTATTGGAGCCACTGGACAGATAGGCTCCGAACTAACGATGGAGCTACGTAAACGTTACGGAAATGCAAATGTAGTAGCTGGTTACATCCCGGGTGCAGAACCTAAAGGAGAGTTGAAAGAGTCCGGGCCGTCAGCTATTGCGGATGTGACGGATGCAGAAGCTATCGCTTCTGTGGTGAAAGAGTATCAGATTGATACGATTTATAATCTTGCCGCGCTGTTGTCGGTCGTGGCAGAGTCGAAGCCCAAGCTGGCTTGGAAAATCGGTATCGACGGGTTATGGAATGTACTGGAAGTTGCGCGCGAACAAGGATGCGCTGTTTTCACTCCCAGTTCTATCGGTTCTTTCGGTGCGACAACGCCGCATACACAAACACCGCAGGACACTATCCAGCGTCCTCGTACGATGTACGGAGTCACTAAAGTAACCACAGAGTTGCTGAGCGACTATTATTTTAACAAATACGGTGTCGACACTCGCGCTGTCCGTTTTCCGGGCATTATCTCGAACGTGACGCCTCCCGGTGGCGGAACCACCGACTATGCTGTCGATATTTATTACTCGGCAGTAAAAGGAGAGAAATTCGTGTGCCCCATCAAACAAGGCACCCTGATGGATATGATGTATATGCCGGATGCGCTCAACGCAGCCATTACGCTGATGGAAGCCGACCCGACAAAATTGATACACCGCAATGCTTTCAATATCGCCTCTATGAGTTTCGACCCGGAGACGATTTATCAGGCAATCAAGAAGCACGTGCCGCAATTCGAGATGGTTTATGACATCGACCCCTTGAAGCAGCGCATCGCCGACAGTTGGCCCGATAGCCTGGACGACACTTGTGCTCGTGAAGAGTGGGGGTGGAAGCCGGCTTACGATTTGGAAAGCATGACAGTGGATATGCTTGAAAAGTTAAGAGAGAAATTGAAATAATGAAAAAACTAATCGCAGGGGTCATATTGCTCAGCATGCTGGGTTCTTGTGGCAACAAGATAAACAAGATTGACCCCTTCGCATCTATTACTCAAGAGGTGGATTCAATCCGGCATCAAGCCGATTCTATCCCCGAAGATAAATTGCCGGAAGAGCCGCAGCCTATACAGGCTGACGAATCTTTCGACGATTTTATCTATAATTTTGCTTCCGATGAAGTGTTACAGCGTCAGCGTGTGAAATTCCCGTTGCCCTACTACAATGGAGAAAAAAAGTCGGAAATCGACGAACATCATTGGAAGCACGACAACTTGTTTACCAAACAACACTATTATACGCTCTTGTTTGATAAGGAAGAAGACATGGACTTGGTAGGAGACACCTCGCTCACGTCTGTACAGGTCGAATGGATATTTGTCAAGACACGGATGATGAAGCGATATTATTTTGAGCGTATCAAAGGCGCATGGATACTGGAAGCAATCAACCTGCGCCCTATCGAGCAGAATGACAACGAGAACTTTGTCGAGTTTTTCGGTCGTTTTGCCACTGACAGCCTTTTTCAGAGTCAGCGTGTGAATGACCCGTTGGCTTTCGTCACCAGCGACCCGGACGATGACTTCTCCATACTGGAAACGAGTCTCGACCTGAACCAATGGTTTGCCTTCAAGCCCGAACTGCCTTCCGAACGCCTTTCCAACATCAACTACGGACAACGGAACGCCGATAACTCCACGATGAAAATCCTGGCATTGAAGGGCATCGGCAACGGTTTTTCCAACATCCTTTATTTCCGCCGGAAAGCCGGAGAATGGAAACTGTATAAATTTGAAGATACAAGCATATAACTCTTAAAAGTATGTAACCCCTAAAACAGTATAGATGATGTACTCCCTTTTGTCTCACAATACATTCGGCATTGATGTCAGTGCCGCCCGTTTTTTAGAATATGCTTCAGTTGAAGAGTTGCAACAACAGATTGTGCAAGGTGCCGTTACGACACCTTTTTTGCATATAGGCGGCGGCAGCAACCTGCTGTTTACCAGAGACTATGACGGGCTGATACTCCATTCGCGCATCAAAGGTATCGAAGTGACGGAAGAAGATGAGCGCACCGTATCCGTGCGGGTAGGGGCGGGCGTCGTATGGGACGACTTCGTGGCATTCTGCGTGGCACACGGATGGTATGGAGCAGAAAATCTCTCCTTGATTCCCGGTGAAGTGGGAGCGAGCGCCGTGCAGAATATCGGAGCCTACGGTGTCGAAGTGAAAGACCTGATAACCGCCGTAGAGACAGTGAACATTCAAGGTGACCAACGTGTTTACTCCATAGAAGAATGTGGATATGTCTACCGCAACAGCATCTTCAAGCGTCCTGAGAATAAGTCGGTCTTTGTCACCTACGTGCGATTCCGGCTTAGCAAGGAAGAACATTACACATTGGACTACGGAACCATCCGCCAGGAACTTGGCAAATACCCTGCACTGACGCTGTCGGTAGTCCGGAAAGTAATCATTGGCATTCGCGAAAGCAAGCTGCCCGACCCGAAAGTGACGGGAAATGCAGGCAGTTTCTTTATGAACCCCATCGTTCCTAAAGAAAAACTGCTGGAACTGCAACAAGAATATCCGCAGATACCTTATTACGAACTGTCCGATAGTCGGGTCAAAATCCCTGCGGGATGGATGATAGACCAATGCGGATGGAAAGGAAAAGCCCTGGGCCCTGCGGCAGTGCACGATAAACAGGCACTTGTCCTTGTGAATCGGGGCGGAGCGAAAGGCAGTGACATTATTGCGCTTTCGGATGCAGTGAGAGCTTCCGTACGTGAGAAGTTCGGCATCGACATTCATCCCGAAGTAAATTTTGTCTGATAACGAGAAATGAAAGTAAGAATCATAGGAAGTGGAACATCGACGGGAGTGCCCCAAATAGGCTGTACATGCGCAGTCTGTACTTCTGCCGACCCGAAAGATAACCGTTTGCGTGCATCCGCCATCGTAGAGACAGACGACGCACGGATACTGATAGACTGCGGTCCCGATTTCCGGGAACAAGTATTGCATCTCCCTTACGAACGGATAGACGGCGTGCTCATAACGCATGAGCACTACGACCACGTAGGCGGACTGGATGATTTGCGTCCCTTCTGCCGCTTCGGTTCCGTGCCGATTTATGCCGAAGAATATGTAGCGAAAGCATTGCGACTGCGCATGCCCTATTGTTTCGTAGACCATCGTTATCCCGGCGTGCCCGACATCCCTTTGCAGGAAATAGAACCGGGGCAGCGCTTCTCCATAAATCAGACCGGGGCGCTTCCCCTGCGCGTGATGCACGGACGCTTGCCGATTCTGGGCTACCGCATCGGGAAGCTGGGTTATATCACCGATATGTTGACCATGCCCGAAGAATCTTTTGAACAATTGGCGGGGATAGATGTTTTGATAATGAATGCACTACGGATTGCCCCGCATCCCACGCATCAGAGCTTGGAAGAAGCATTGGCAGTCGCGCAGCGTATTCAGGCGAAGAAAACCTACTTTATACATATGAGCCATGATATGGGTTTGCATGCCGAGGTTGAACGGGAGCTCCCGGACGATATTCACCTGGCATATGACGGATTGGAAATCCATCTCTGATTGTCGGCGAAATATTTAGCAAAAGTTTTGTTTTCTTTGTAGAATTTATTATTTTTGCACCTAACCGATAAACAGCGAATATTATGAAACTTCGTACGATAGTGAAAATAGCGGTCACTTCTTCTGTTGTACTCTTGTGCGCAGGTTTCGCATTATACTCTTTTTTCAAACTGTCGGCAGCCGAAGGGCAGAAGGATTTCAACCTCTACGAACTGGTGCCGACCACCGCTTCCGCAGTATTTGCAACCGATGACGTGCTCGAGTTTGTCACCGAAATAGACGGTTTGACGTGTAGCAAGAACCACGAATATCTACATGTCTCCAAACTTTTCTCTTACCTAAAACAGTCACTCTATGCACTTTCGGAAGACAGTCCCCACGGCTTGAGCCGGCAAATGAATCAAATGTTGATTAGCTTCCACGAGCCGGATAACGACCGTAATCAAGTGCTTTATTGCCGTTTGGGAAATGGAGACAGGGAATTGATTGACAGATTCACGCAGAAATACATCTCGCCGCTCTACCCACCGAAGAAGTTTGACTACAAAGGAGAGGAAATAATGATTTACCCCCTGTCGGACGGTGATTTCCTTGCCTGCTACCTGACACCCGATTTCATGGCGCTGAGTTTTCAAAAGAAACTGGTGGAAGACGTCATTGATGTCTATAAGAAAGGCGGTTCACTGGCGGACGACCCTACGTTCACGGGAGTGCTTGCTCCGAAGAAAAGTACGACTGTTGCCACTATATACACTCGTGTGAACGGCATGATGGGATGGACGGAGTTCGATATGAAGATGAAGGACGATTTTATTTATTTTACAGGAGTCAGCCATGACGCCGATACCTGCTTTAACTTTATCAACCTGCTCCGCCAACAGGAATCCGTGAAAGGATTTCCGGGTGAAGTGTTGCCTTCTACCGCTTTTTATTTCAGCAGACAAAGCATCACGGACTGGGCGTCCTTGCTCTCTTACGGAGACATGCAGGCATATGCGACCGCAGGCCGTACTGCCGAGGTGCAGGAAAGAAACCGGGAGTTATCGCGCTATCTGATGGAGAATACCGGACACGATTTGGTGGCCTGCCTGTTTCAACGGGAAGACACGCTGCAGGGGGCGGCGGCTGTTCTGAGTCTGTCTGTGCTGGACGTGACGGAAGCGGAACGGATGTTGCGCTTACTTGTCAACTCAGCTCCTGCCGAAGAAGGGGTGAAGATGCCTCGTATAACTTTTTGTTATACCGCCAATAAGGTATATCCCGTCTATCGCTTACCTCAAACAACGTTGTTTACGCAACTAACCACTTTTGTGGAACCGACATCGCATATGTATGCCGTATTCTATGGCGGGCGTCTATTGCTGGCTCCCGATGAAGACAGCCTGGCGCGCTACATACGCCAGTTGGATAAAGGCGATGTACTTGATGGAGCGATAGCGTATCGGGCGGGAATGGATAGCCTCTCCGATTCTTATCATTTCATGCTGATGGCAGACTTCGACCACCTGTTCCATCAGGCGGAAAAACAAGTCCATTTCGTGCCGGATTTCTTCCTGCGCAACTCCGGCTTTTTTCGCAATTTTATACTTTTTGCCCAGTTCTCCTGTGCCGATGGAGTGGTGTATCCCAATATCGTT
This portion of the Bacteroides acidifaciens genome encodes:
- a CDS encoding DUF4348 domain-containing protein, coding for MKKLIAGVILLSMLGSCGNKINKIDPFASITQEVDSIRHQADSIPEDKLPEEPQPIQADESFDDFIYNFASDEVLQRQRVKFPLPYYNGEKKSEIDEHHWKHDNLFTKQHYYTLLFDKEEDMDLVGDTSLTSVQVEWIFVKTRMMKRYYFERIKGAWILEAINLRPIEQNDNENFVEFFGRFATDSLFQSQRVNDPLAFVTSDPDDDFSILETSLDLNQWFAFKPELPSERLSNINYGQRNADNSTMKILALKGIGNGFSNILYFRRKAGEWKLYKFEDTSI
- the lysA gene encoding diaminopimelate decarboxylase, which translates into the protein MKGIFPIDKFRTLQTPFYYYDTKVLRDTLSAINHEVAKYPNYSVHYAVKANANPKVLTIIRESGIGADCVSGGEIRAAIRAGFPANKVVFAGVGKADWEINLGLEYGIFCFNVESIPELEVINELAAAQNKIANVAFRINPDVGAHTHANITTGLAENKFGISMQDMDKVIDVALEMKNIKFIGLHFHIGSQILDMGDFIALCNRVNELQDKLEARRILVEHINVGGGLGIDYGHPNRQPIPNFKEYFATYAGQLKLRPYQTLHFELGRAVVGQCGTLISKVLYVKQGAKKKFAILDAGMTDLIRPALYQAYHKMENITSEEPTEAYDVVGPICESSDVFGKAIDLNKVKRGDLIALRSAGAYGEIMASGYNCRELPKGYTSDELV
- the murB gene encoding UDP-N-acetylmuramate dehydrogenase, which encodes MYSLLSHNTFGIDVSAARFLEYASVEELQQQIVQGAVTTPFLHIGGGSNLLFTRDYDGLILHSRIKGIEVTEEDERTVSVRVGAGVVWDDFVAFCVAHGWYGAENLSLIPGEVGASAVQNIGAYGVEVKDLITAVETVNIQGDQRVYSIEECGYVYRNSIFKRPENKSVFVTYVRFRLSKEEHYTLDYGTIRQELGKYPALTLSVVRKVIIGIRESKLPDPKVTGNAGSFFMNPIVPKEKLLELQQEYPQIPYYELSDSRVKIPAGWMIDQCGWKGKALGPAAVHDKQALVLVNRGGAKGSDIIALSDAVRASVREKFGIDIHPEVNFV
- the kbl gene encoding glycine C-acetyltransferase, translating into MYGKMQEFLSQTLAEIKEAGLYKEERLIESAQQAAITVKGKEVLNFCANNYLGLSNHPRLIKASQEMMNRRGYGMSSVRFICGTQDIHKELEAAISDYFQTEDTILYAACFDANGGVFEPLFTEEDAIISDSLNHASIIDGVRLCKAKRYRYANADMKDLEKCLQEAQAQRFRIVVTDGVFSMDGNVAPMDQICDLAEKYDALVMVDESHSAGVVGATGHGVSELYKTHGRVDIYTGTLGKAFGGALGGFTTGRKEIIDLLRQRSRPYLFSNSLAPGIIGASLEVFKMLKESNALHDKLVENVNYFRDKMTAAGFDIKPTQSAICAVMLYDAKLSQIYAARMQEEGIYVTGFYYPVVPKEQARIRVQISAGHEKEHLDKCIAAFIKVGKELGVLK
- a CDS encoding ferritin yields the protein MISEKLQKAINEQITAEMWSANLYLAMSFYFEKEGFSGFAHWMKKQSQEEMGHAYAMADYIIKRGGTATVDKIDVVPNGWGTPLEVFEHAYKHECHVSALVDKLVDVAAAEKDKATQDFLWGFVREQVEEEATAQGIVDKIKKAGATGIFFVDSQLGQR
- a CDS encoding DUF2721 domain-containing protein, with product MEELTLTTPTLLFSAVSLILLAYTNRFLSYAQLVRQLRDRYMENPSDITVAQIENLRKRLNLTRTMQGLGIASLLLCVVSMFFIYIGLQLLSAYVFGVALLLLIASLGVSFREIQISTRSLEIYLGTMEKGKKNKK
- a CDS encoding NAD-dependent epimerase/dehydratase family protein, encoding MKHILIIGATGQIGSELTMELRKRYGNANVVAGYIPGAEPKGELKESGPSAIADVTDAEAIASVVKEYQIDTIYNLAALLSVVAESKPKLAWKIGIDGLWNVLEVAREQGCAVFTPSSIGSFGATTPHTQTPQDTIQRPRTMYGVTKVTTELLSDYYFNKYGVDTRAVRFPGIISNVTPPGGGTTDYAVDIYYSAVKGEKFVCPIKQGTLMDMMYMPDALNAAITLMEADPTKLIHRNAFNIASMSFDPETIYQAIKKHVPQFEMVYDIDPLKQRIADSWPDSLDDTCAREEWGWKPAYDLESMTVDMLEKLREKLK
- a CDS encoding MBL fold metallo-hydrolase, translating into MKVRIIGSGTSTGVPQIGCTCAVCTSADPKDNRLRASAIVETDDARILIDCGPDFREQVLHLPYERIDGVLITHEHYDHVGGLDDLRPFCRFGSVPIYAEEYVAKALRLRMPYCFVDHRYPGVPDIPLQEIEPGQRFSINQTGALPLRVMHGRLPILGYRIGKLGYITDMLTMPEESFEQLAGIDVLIMNALRIAPHPTHQSLEEALAVAQRIQAKKTYFIHMSHDMGLHAEVERELPDDIHLAYDGLEIHL
- a CDS encoding DUF3352 domain-containing protein, producing MKLRTIVKIAVTSSVVLLCAGFALYSFFKLSAAEGQKDFNLYELVPTTASAVFATDDVLEFVTEIDGLTCSKNHEYLHVSKLFSYLKQSLYALSEDSPHGLSRQMNQMLISFHEPDNDRNQVLYCRLGNGDRELIDRFTQKYISPLYPPKKFDYKGEEIMIYPLSDGDFLACYLTPDFMALSFQKKLVEDVIDVYKKGGSLADDPTFTGVLAPKKSTTVATIYTRVNGMMGWTEFDMKMKDDFIYFTGVSHDADTCFNFINLLRQQESVKGFPGEVLPSTAFYFSRQSITDWASLLSYGDMQAYATAGRTAEVQERNRELSRYLMENTGHDLVACLFQREDTLQGAAAVLSLSVLDVTEAERMLRLLVNSAPAEEGVKMPRITFCYTANKVYPVYRLPQTTLFTQLTTFVEPTSHMYAVFYGGRLLLAPDEDSLARYIRQLDKGDVLDGAIAYRAGMDSLSDSYHFMLMADFDHLFHQAEKQVHFVPDFFLRNSGFFRNFILFAQFSCADGVVYPNIVLWYKAE